The following are encoded in a window of Staphylospora marina genomic DNA:
- a CDS encoding M20 peptidase aminoacylase family protein: MNAALIRNWVKENARRIRGVWEFLHERAEVSWKETATTAFLAGELKKLGLKVQTFEDITGVIGVWEGSPTGPTVGLRADIDALWQQVDGEWKANHSCGHDAHMTMVLFAVSCLKELGWRPPGRLKVLFQPAEETGQGALAFIRKGVVDDVDLLLGIHLRPVQEVPFGKASPAIYHGATTHLTGTVRGVQAHAARPHLGVNAVDALAAVIQAVNSVRMNPVVPWSAKVTKVSAGGANLNIIPDEAEFGLDLRAQTNEAMDDLIARVTRAVTSASRINGAEAEVREVARMAAAVPHAGMERVVTDVIKEILGEDALFPVPVSPGGEDFHFYAARMPRLASTMIGLGAGLSPGLHHPNMSFDLKALEHGTMLLAMSAVRLFEREAELVR, encoded by the coding sequence TTGAACGCGGCGTTGATCCGGAACTGGGTCAAAGAGAATGCACGGCGGATTCGCGGTGTGTGGGAGTTTCTGCATGAGCGTGCCGAAGTGAGTTGGAAAGAAACGGCCACGACCGCCTTTCTGGCCGGAGAACTGAAAAAACTGGGCTTGAAGGTGCAGACGTTTGAGGACATCACCGGCGTGATCGGAGTGTGGGAGGGTTCCCCGACCGGTCCCACGGTCGGTCTGCGCGCCGACATCGATGCCCTGTGGCAGCAGGTGGACGGAGAGTGGAAGGCCAACCATTCCTGCGGTCACGACGCACACATGACCATGGTCCTGTTTGCCGTGAGCTGTCTGAAAGAGTTGGGCTGGCGACCGCCGGGTCGGCTGAAGGTGCTGTTTCAACCGGCGGAGGAAACGGGTCAAGGAGCCCTGGCGTTCATCCGGAAAGGCGTGGTGGATGACGTCGACCTGCTGCTGGGTATCCATCTTCGGCCGGTGCAAGAGGTCCCGTTCGGCAAGGCTTCTCCGGCCATCTACCATGGAGCCACCACCCACCTCACCGGCACGGTGCGCGGGGTGCAAGCCCACGCCGCCCGCCCCCATCTCGGAGTGAATGCGGTGGATGCGCTGGCCGCCGTCATCCAGGCGGTGAACAGCGTGCGGATGAACCCGGTGGTGCCCTGGTCCGCCAAAGTGACCAAGGTGTCGGCCGGCGGAGCCAATCTGAACATCATTCCGGACGAAGCGGAATTCGGCCTCGACCTGCGCGCGCAAACCAACGAAGCGATGGACGACCTGATCGCCCGCGTGACCCGGGCGGTGACTTCCGCTTCCCGGATCAACGGAGCGGAAGCGGAGGTGCGCGAAGTGGCCCGCATGGCTGCCGCCGTCCCTCACGCCGGCATGGAGCGGGTGGTGACCGATGTCATCAAGGAGATATTGGGAGAAGATGCCCTCTTCCCCGTGCCCGTCTCCCCCGGCGGCGAAGACTTCCATTTTTACGCCGCACGCATGCCCCGCCTCGCCTCCACGATGATCGGGCTGGGAGCGGGTCTTTCGCCCGGCCTGCATCATCCGAACATGTCTTTTGATCTCAAAGCCTTGGAGCACGGCACCATGCTTTTGGCCATGTCCGCGGTGCGACTGTTTGAACGGGAAGCGGAGCTGGTGCGGTGA
- a CDS encoding VOC family protein, producing the protein MKTRLMHVRANVSDLQRAIRWYEEVLGFKVTDVWPPEKPNYAHFSSEEGAIFAIMEDENVPSHGRFNFSVSDVDALWERLKDRAEVVEELFDTPYGSRKFTIRDLDGNELGFVKG; encoded by the coding sequence GTGAAAACCAGACTGATGCATGTGCGAGCCAATGTTTCCGATCTTCAGCGTGCGATCCGTTGGTATGAGGAAGTGCTCGGGTTCAAGGTGACGGATGTGTGGCCGCCGGAGAAGCCCAATTACGCACATTTTTCAAGCGAAGAGGGAGCGATTTTTGCCATCATGGAGGATGAAAACGTTCCTTCACACGGACGGTTCAACTTTTCCGTGTCCGATGTGGACGCTTTGTGGGAGCGGCTGAAGGACCGGGCGGAAGTGGTGGAGGAGCTGTTCGACACGCCGTACGGCTCAAGGAAATTCACCATCCGGGATTTGGACGGAAACGAACTGGGATTTGTCAAAGGATGA
- the menC gene encoding o-succinylbenzoate synthase yields MRIERVELRRIRTPMRFRFETSFGEETQKETILVSVHADGLAGYGESTAMSRPVYNEETTSTVWYVLERFLIPLLFSREISHPDEVSELFAPIRRHFMAKAALEGAVWDLWAKRQGIPLARALGGEKTAIDVGVSIGIEPTVEQVLRHVDRFLSEGYKKIKVKIKPGFDVKVIESIRKEFGDGVPLMADANSAYTLEHIDVMKELDQYGLIMIEQPLAHDDIIDHAKLQRELTTPICLDESIHTVEDARKALELESCRIINIKVGRVGGLTPARKIHDLCLERGIPVWCGGMLEMGVGRAHNIAVTSLPGFTIPGDTSASSRYFERDITIPAIELSAPGTLAIPDGPGIGYDLDEERVRRITVDHAVFRRPH; encoded by the coding sequence ATGCGAATCGAACGCGTTGAACTGAGACGGATCCGGACTCCCATGAGGTTCCGGTTTGAAACGAGTTTCGGAGAGGAGACGCAGAAAGAGACCATTCTGGTCAGCGTGCACGCGGACGGGTTGGCGGGATACGGCGAGAGCACGGCGATGTCACGCCCGGTGTACAATGAAGAAACGACATCGACGGTATGGTACGTGTTGGAACGCTTCCTGATTCCCCTGCTGTTCTCCCGGGAGATCTCCCATCCGGATGAGGTATCGGAGTTGTTCGCCCCGATTCGCCGGCATTTCATGGCCAAGGCGGCATTGGAGGGGGCGGTGTGGGATTTGTGGGCGAAGCGGCAGGGAATTCCTCTCGCCAGGGCGCTGGGCGGCGAGAAGACCGCCATCGATGTGGGCGTGAGCATCGGCATCGAGCCGACGGTGGAGCAGGTGCTGCGTCACGTGGACCGGTTCCTGTCCGAGGGATACAAAAAGATCAAGGTGAAGATCAAGCCGGGGTTTGACGTGAAGGTGATCGAGTCGATCCGCAAAGAATTCGGCGACGGAGTTCCCCTGATGGCGGACGCCAACTCGGCTTACACCCTGGAACACATCGACGTGATGAAAGAGCTGGACCAATACGGCCTGATCATGATCGAGCAACCCCTCGCCCACGACGACATCATCGATCACGCAAAACTGCAGCGGGAACTGACCACCCCGATCTGCCTGGACGAAAGCATTCACACGGTGGAAGACGCCCGCAAAGCGCTGGAGCTTGAAAGCTGCCGGATCATCAATATCAAGGTGGGACGGGTCGGCGGACTGACGCCGGCACGAAAGATTCACGATCTCTGCCTGGAGCGCGGCATCCCCGTCTGGTGTGGCGGCATGCTGGAAATGGGCGTGGGACGGGCACACAACATCGCCGTCACCTCGCTCCCCGGGTTCACCATTCCCGGCGACACGTCGGCATCCAGCCGTTATTTTGAACGGGACATCACCATTCCGGCCATCGAGTTGTCCGCACCGGGCACGCTGGCGATTCCCGACGGTCCGGGAATCGGATATGACCTGGACGAAGAACGCGTGCGCCGGATCACCGTGGATCATGCCGTATTCCGCCGGCCGCATTGA
- a CDS encoding NUDIX hydrolase, which translates to MFCRHKNRRSWESPGGRRETGESVLQTARRELYEETGAVRYELIPVSPYRMRADGEETCGMLFFAEIHELSGLPGSEIAEVRGFDGMPESLTYRDVQATLMERVMTVVNRHFGPSDGADASKTGSQP; encoded by the coding sequence TTGTTTTGCAGACACAAGAACCGCCGCTCGTGGGAGTCACCGGGAGGAAGAAGGGAAACGGGCGAATCCGTTTTGCAGACCGCACGCCGGGAGTTGTATGAGGAAACCGGTGCGGTCCGGTATGAGTTGATTCCGGTCAGCCCGTACAGGATGCGGGCGGACGGGGAAGAAACGTGCGGAATGCTCTTTTTTGCCGAGATCCACGAGCTTTCCGGGCTGCCGGGGTCGGAAATCGCGGAAGTTCGCGGTTTTGACGGAATGCCGGAATCGCTCACGTATCGGGACGTGCAAGCGACGTTGATGGAGCGGGTGATGACAGTCGTCAACCGACACTTCGGCCCGTCCGACGGAGCCGACGCTTCCAAAACCGGATCTCAACCCTGA
- a CDS encoding thioesterase II family protein, with protein MTHGETVQLFCFPYAGGSARIYRSWKEHLPERFRVHPVELPGRGVRFREKPYRQLPVLIEDLAGEILKTPLRSPFVLFGHSMGAMLAFELARWFRRNLGEQPMALLVSAFRAPHLPRRKDPIHLMSDRRFAERIREMGGTPGELMDHPEWAEFFAPVIRADLEVAETYQYVFGRPLTCPVIGFAGIRDAEVTPQEVDGWRSVTEGPFKLKLFPGGHFFLQEDEAAVTRAVAHELKFLLGGRTDREVETN; from the coding sequence GTGACACACGGCGAAACCGTCCAGCTGTTCTGCTTTCCGTATGCCGGGGGCTCGGCGCGCATCTACCGATCCTGGAAAGAGCACCTCCCCGAACGGTTCCGGGTTCATCCCGTGGAACTGCCCGGGCGTGGCGTCCGTTTCCGCGAAAAACCGTACCGTCAGCTGCCCGTCCTGATCGAAGATTTGGCGGGAGAAATCCTGAAAACGCCGCTCCGTTCCCCGTTTGTGCTGTTCGGCCACAGCATGGGCGCCATGCTGGCCTTTGAACTGGCCCGCTGGTTCCGGAGGAATTTGGGCGAACAGCCCATGGCTTTGTTGGTTTCCGCCTTTCGCGCTCCGCATCTTCCGCGTCGCAAGGACCCGATCCACCTGATGTCCGACCGTCGCTTCGCCGAGCGCATCCGTGAAATGGGCGGGACCCCCGGCGAACTGATGGACCATCCCGAATGGGCCGAATTCTTCGCTCCCGTCATCCGCGCCGATCTGGAAGTGGCGGAAACCTATCAGTATGTCTTCGGCCGGCCTCTCACCTGTCCGGTCATTGGTTTTGCCGGCATCCGGGATGCGGAAGTCACCCCGCAGGAAGTGGACGGCTGGCGAAGCGTCACCGAAGGTCCGTTCAAGCTGAAACTCTTCCCCGGCGGTCATTTTTTCCTTCAGGAAGACGAAGCGGCCGTCACCCGGGCCGTCGCTCACGAGCTTAAGTTTTTGCTCGGAGGAAGGACGGACCGGGAGGTGGAAACCAATTGA
- a CDS encoding GNAT family N-acetyltransferase has product MTSVHIEHIFDVQKLQEIVDLQKRVWDAASVTSMHQMVAAIHHGGVVLAVVADGRIVGFCYGFPGFDGERVYLVSHMAAFDAGWQNKGWGKRLKEAQRRWALEHGYDRMVWTFDPLKARNAYFNLCKLGGTSQKYITDFYGDLAGLPEDRLLVEWELDSPRVKQALEGTVPGAETWPTYAKLLDWTMTPEGPEPGGTETASGEPPGWLLPVPREPLPPLQAKSWRFALRRAFQTAMANGYRVTGLWRTEEPVHYYVLEKEGNTD; this is encoded by the coding sequence ATGACATCCGTTCACATTGAACATATTTTTGACGTGCAAAAGCTGCAGGAAATCGTGGATCTCCAAAAACGCGTTTGGGATGCCGCTTCCGTCACCTCGATGCACCAGATGGTGGCGGCCATCCACCACGGCGGCGTGGTGCTGGCGGTGGTGGCCGACGGGCGCATCGTCGGGTTTTGCTACGGATTCCCCGGATTCGACGGAGAGCGGGTGTACCTGGTGTCCCACATGGCCGCCTTTGATGCCGGGTGGCAAAACAAGGGATGGGGAAAACGGCTGAAAGAAGCCCAACGCCGGTGGGCCTTGGAGCACGGCTACGACCGGATGGTCTGGACCTTTGACCCGCTGAAGGCGCGCAATGCGTATTTCAATCTGTGCAAATTGGGTGGAACGTCCCAGAAATACATCACCGATTTTTACGGGGATCTGGCGGGGTTGCCGGAAGATCGCCTGCTGGTGGAATGGGAGTTGGACAGCCCGCGGGTGAAACAGGCCCTGGAAGGCACGGTGCCGGGAGCGGAAACGTGGCCAACATACGCAAAACTTCTGGACTGGACGATGACGCCGGAAGGACCGGAACCAGGCGGCACGGAAACCGCCTCCGGTGAACCGCCGGGATGGTTGCTTCCCGTCCCGCGGGAGCCTTTGCCTCCCCTTCAAGCGAAATCTTGGAGATTTGCCCTGAGAAGGGCGTTTCAGACAGCGATGGCGAATGGATACCGGGTGACCGGTCTTTGGCGAACGGAAGAGCCGGTGCATTATTACGTGTTGGAGAAAGAGGGGAACACGGATTGA